In Streptomyces sp. NBC_00483, a single window of DNA contains:
- a CDS encoding class F sortase — translation MSDRSQGAGRLLTGVAWVVLLLGLWLWGHGATDLNLSSPTTGDAAAVGRPSDVRLPAAHEPVEGADPRRVDIAALRIQAPVVARGLDAGGAIDPPPYARAGVVGWYSDGVRPGERGTSLFVGHVDTERRPAVFYHLSEAEPGDTVRVTRSDGSVAEFTVDDVRVFSRENFDPAKAYGPHRSERAELRLITCGGSFDKASGTYSANVIVSAYLSGLNSAPQKAS, via the coding sequence ATGAGTGACCGGTCGCAGGGGGCCGGGCGGCTCCTCACGGGGGTCGCCTGGGTCGTGCTGCTGCTCGGCCTGTGGCTGTGGGGCCACGGCGCCACCGATCTGAACCTGTCGTCGCCGACGACCGGGGACGCGGCCGCCGTCGGCCGTCCCTCGGACGTCCGTCTGCCGGCCGCCCACGAGCCGGTCGAGGGAGCGGACCCGCGGCGCGTCGACATCGCGGCGCTGCGCATCCAGGCACCTGTCGTGGCCCGCGGCCTGGACGCGGGCGGCGCCATCGACCCGCCGCCGTACGCGCGGGCCGGTGTCGTCGGCTGGTACAGCGACGGGGTGCGGCCGGGGGAGCGCGGCACCTCCCTGTTCGTCGGGCACGTCGACACCGAGCGCAGGCCCGCCGTCTTCTACCACCTCAGCGAGGCCGAGCCCGGCGACACGGTGCGTGTGACGCGGTCCGACGGCTCCGTCGCCGAGTTCACCGTCGACGACGTCCGGGTGTTCTCCCGCGAGAACTTCGACCCGGCCAAGGCGTACGGGCCGCACCGCTCCGAGCGAGCGGAGCTCCGCCTGATCACCTGCGGCGGCAGCTTCGACAAGGCCTCGGGTACGTACTCCGCGAACGTCATCGTGTCCGCGTATCTGTCGGGCCTGAACAGTGCGCCCCAGAAGGCGAGTTGA